The segment AGGGTCTGCAAGTTATTGTTTGCTCTCAAActaatttttgtatttaaatgaaaatgtaaaagcTAAAGTTGAGAAGGTAAAGTTcaactaaatgttttattttctccTACATTAAAACATCcacaataaatgtataataaggGCTAATAACAACACTTTTGCCTTAGTCCACCAAGGGCCTTGGCCTAAAAAAGACTGCATTCAGTGGTTTTATGTCTCAAATGTTTCCCAGTGTGATCTTACCCGTGAGTCTAAGTTGAAAGCCGTTTTCTTCAGGTCTTGCAAAGCTCTCTGCATGAACTCGAATGCATGACAATCAACACATGGCCGGCCTGTTGAAACAAAATGATTTCACATTGAACAGCATATCAGGATTATcattaaataaaagtaaaacttttcatttttaactattttggtctcactttatattaggtggccttaactactacgTACTTGCATTGAAAAATATGTACAGtgtatttattgtgtttatattgtattgcaaaatacttttgctgctattgaggtgggatacgggtaaggttagggacaggtttggtggtatcggtaggtttaaagggttagttcacccaaaaatgaaaataatgtaatttatttctcaccctcatgtcgttctacaccgcctttgttaatcttcggaacacaaattaagatatttttgatgaaatccgatggctcagtgagacctgcattcacagcaatgacatttcttctctcaagatgcattaatgtactaaaaacatatttaaatcagttcatgtgagtacggtggttcaatattaatataaagcGGCGAGAAAAATGTTTGTGcgctaaaaaacaaaataatgacttttcaacaatatagtaatggccgatttcaaaacactgcttcctagctttacgaatcgaatcagtgactcggatctcctatcaaacggctaaactgctgaaatcacgtgactttggcgctccaaatcactgattcgattcgtaaagctccgaagcagtgttttgaaatcagctatcacaagatattgttaaaaagtcactattttcgtttttttttggcgcacaaaaatattctcgtcgctttagaatattaaggtagaactaatgaactcgcatgaactgatttaaatatgtttttagtacattaatggatcttgagagaggaattgctgtctatgaaggcctcactgagccatcggatttaatcaaaaatatcttaatttgcgaagatgaacgaaggccttacgggtttagaacaacatgagggtgagtaattacattattttcatttttgggtgaactaaccctttaaggaatgggtcaacagtgtaattataaatgtaattacagaaattaattacagatgtaatcacatgcaggttttttttttttaaatatgtacatgttttttaattgtactgatgagtgcattgtatcaaatgattcatttaaatgtaagtacatagtagttaagtcctctatataaagtgttaccactattgttgttatttgaaataaagctgaaataaaatacctttttattttatttttaaaaatttaaataaaaaatacaaataaaaaagtaatagtTAACCCAAAATTTGAATCAAAACTATAACGGTatataaatattactaaaataacCCTGCTCAGTAAACCCCATATGCCATGAAATGATGAATTGCTTGTTCCCCACACATCTATAAAAGCACACAGTCTTACTCTCAGCGGGGATGACCGTCCCTGATTCCTCGGCGTGAATCGGTGTGAAACCGAGGAGCTGGATCAGTACCAGCAGCATCACTGTCGCTAGTGCTCCGCCTGGCCTCATACTGTCGCGCAGCATCACCGCACACAATACCTGACAgatcacaacacacacacagacaaaatcatcttaatatgtacatttttttgataaaaatcgATTAACAAATGAGAAATGCCTTACAGAAGACAGAACAACAAAGCGAAAAAACTGTCGAGCatcattttgctttatttcagctttgtcttcataaaggtaaaatatttgtaatttgcaGATACGATCACCAGTCCCACTCCTGTAAGGCTTCATTAGTAAAGCTAATAAAAGCAGAGCTAATTTGTATTACCTGTAGTGTCTGTAGTAGCGTTAGTCAAACCACCGCCCTCCTATTCAGGACGCAGTGTCGTTGCGGAGCGTCAGTTGCGTTTTTTTGGGGCCTGTTGTCCTTTATGGAGCACCGTAGGATGAAgtccaaaacatttttaatgcccagacaaagaatatacactaacaagaagcgacactcaatagaaagttccattgcaacaccggcgcccagcagcagccctgcggTTCCGCCATTTTGGAGTGAGTcggcagtccactagtttctatggcaacatcagctgttttgttaaaaaaaaaacatatattaaagctgaaatccaacctgaattatgataacacagaataaaatactatcacagtgatcatcaaatccttttaacagtttattttacacactttgtggTTAAGTCTTCCACTTTCCACAAAACCTGTtcgctctctagaaacccagtcagtttgggttaaaattctttaaaaggcttaaacactgaattattaccaacatatgtaattaaggacatgcatcagaaaaaatgtgaatgttggacaataaatatatgaatataacagctcgattttgcagtgttgtctaatgtccgaTAAAGCAAAAGTGGGAATTATTcgataacggacacagcaatgcatcatgtattttaagatcattatgtttgtagtgTGAACCATTAAAACGTAGCCTATTTTTAAATTAGACATAGTGATATCACTCCACTaggtctaaaatatattgttcgctgcaaacatgatgatcttaaatgtattaattattaatttactattaataaatgtgtaaagttgcataaaatggaaatacttaataaagtaggctaactacgttacctcagatggatgtttggattccacaacttttaaaataaaacatataagacaacacaacatttactgtaggagccatacaatttactggtgacttaatttaaaaatactgttcttttgcgcttctgatttggcagtgaaattcacCGATTTTGGGTGCGTTGTGAAGGATTCTATgatccagttagtattttcaccccataatggcggccgcgctaCCGTAGCGCCATCTAATGGCGGTTACACAAAAAGTATCAGAGTGTCGCCTCTTTGGTTCTATACTCTTTGGCCCAGACAACGTTTTTCTCTCTGATTGGCTACTGCTGGTCACATGGGTTCCAACATTactcgatagatagatagatagatagatagatagatagatagatagatagatagatagatagatagatagatagatagatagatagatagatagatagatagatagatagatagatagatagatagatagatagatagatagatagatagtgcaAACTATATTTGGTAGCATCAATTTGAGCAAATTTCACTTTCATAAATGCATgttcataaataaaaaacaggTTTTGCTGACAATATTACTCTTGAGACTCTGAGCTTTATATTTTATCCCTGTATTCCCTAAATTTATATTATTACCTAACTTTTcacttttcattcatttttgtttgCATACTTATCTAAAGTTCAATTAAAGTGCAAAtctttattcagcaaagatgaaaaaaatattttcagaatTAAATTCACACAAATTAGCATTGAtaacatgtattattattattaatcagcAACTGTATATAAAACGCGGGTTGTAAACAAAACATAGCCTATGCCAGGTGATAATTGCCAAATAGCACAGCGCcaaatcaaaaacataaaaaaagaaaacaaatagaTAAATTAACACTGTTGCATAAATCACTAATAACTCAGATAACATACTGatacatgttttgttttttttgttttgtttttttgtttttaattgaatattaataagaaaaaaacagtTTACAAACAAGAGTACATGTCAGgggtaatacaaaaaaaaacgaGAGAAGACAagaggaagaaaaagaaaaaaaagagaaaaaaggcaTTTTACATGAAAAAATTTGTATAGTTTTTATTGCTTTCAAGTTTTTGCTTTTGGATATTGtctctaaatatattttaatatctatTTTAAATTCTTCAAAATTTGGCTTTTTTTAGATTCCATTTGACTTTATGAATATAATAACGgccaattataataattaaataaaatataaaccgAATACTTTGAATGTTTGTAAAAGTTTTCTCCTGGTTGTGATCACACGGGTCCTAGTGCGctcgtgtgtgtgttttcttagGTAGCCTGTTAAAATGCCCGATCTCATTATTCGTCTTTT is part of the Chanodichthys erythropterus isolate Z2021 chromosome 11, ASM2448905v1, whole genome shotgun sequence genome and harbors:
- the nicol1 gene encoding neuropeptide-like protein C4orf48 homolog; translation: MLRDSMRPGGALATVMLLVLIQLLGFTPIHAEESGTVIPAESRPCVDCHAFEFMQRALQDLKKTAFNLDSRTENLVLRAERRALCDCMPASSLR